Genomic window (Candidatus Eisenbacteria bacterium):
TGAACCCGTCGGCGCTCGGCGAGGGCCGCGCCGCGGTCCTCGCGGAATCGCTTCCGGTCCTCGGCACGATCGCGAACGAGGCGCGCGCATGCGAAAAATGCGGCCTGTGCCGCACGCGCATCCAGGCCGTTCCCGGCGTGGGCTCGGCGGGCAGCGGCATCGTGTTCGTGGGCGAGGCGCCGGGCGCCGACGAGGACGAGCAGGGCGAACCGTTCGTCGGCCGGGCCGGTCAGCTGCTCACGCGGATGATCGCGGCGATGGACGAGCGCCGGCTGATCCCGGGCGTGAAACTCGACCGCACGACGGTGTACATCTGCAACGTGCTCAAGTGCCGGCCGCCCGAGAACCGCAACCCGCTGCCCGGTGAGATCGAGGCCTGCTCGCCGTACGTGATTCGCCAGCTCGAGGCGCTGCGGCCGCGCATCATCTGCTGCCTCGGCAAGTTCGCGGCCGAGCTGCTGTGCGGCATCAAGGGCTCGGTCGGCAGCATGCGCGGCCGCACGTACCGCTGGCGCGGCGCCAAGCTCATCGTGACGTATCATCCCGCCTACCTGCTGCGGAACCCCCGCCCCGACGGACCCAAGGCGGAGGCCTGGAAGGACCTGCAGCGGCTCGCGCAGGAATATCTGACCGACTGAAGGAACCTCATCGCTCCAGCTCGAGCGAGTTGCGCATCGTCCGGGCGCACCCGGCATGCGGGCGCCGTGGCAGGCGTCCGGGAAGGGAATCGCCATGACCGACAACACGCCGGGCAATGCCGGCGCGGGCCCGCCGGGGCTGACGCCTCCGCAGGCGCTCGAAGCCGAACGCTCCATCCTCGCGGCCATGATGCTCGACCCCGGCGCCATCGGCAGGGCGGT
Coding sequences:
- a CDS encoding uracil-DNA glycosylase, coding for MSGRRPHEEAAGIARAARRLLERERARGGGELLAAGVVRARARGAGERSVLETGRAAEVAPVPAQAVAGSTAFESPPPARTAAADTPAFTLDPPEPIAPVTRPEPGPAATGTPAAAALPSFADDLNPSALGEGRAAVLAESLPVLGTIANEARACEKCGLCRTRIQAVPGVGSAGSGIVFVGEAPGADEDEQGEPFVGRAGQLLTRMIAAMDERRLIPGVKLDRTTVYICNVLKCRPPENRNPLPGEIEACSPYVIRQLEALRPRIICCLGKFAAELLCGIKGSVGSMRGRTYRWRGAKLIVTYHPAYLLRNPRPDGPKAEAWKDLQRLAQEYLTD